The region tgttgttgttgttgtctgttgttgttctttctttgtgtgcttgtgtgtgtgtgcgttctctctctctctctgtctctctgtctctctgtctctctctctctctctgtctctgtctctctctctgtctctgtctctctctctctctctctgtgtctctctctctctcatcgataGGCgtaaagacagaaacatagagatggTATGCTTGAGCGTGAATGCATCAaggcaggacagagagaggtgtgttcctatgagggcagagacagggacagatccAGGGACGCTTGAACTGAGAACAGGATTTGTGCAATAAGCAGAGTCACTATGTAATCCATGAGGCTTGAAAAACCAGCACACTGGCACCATGTTCAAAAACTTGACCTGAatgcacacattcaaaacacaaacACCAGTGCAAAGtgaaacaagattttttttttttttaagcctccaAACATGTGACCCCAAACAAAATGATGGAATAATGACAGAAAATGCAAGAAACGGCATATGATTATAGTAATTCAAATTTTCAAGACTTTTAATTGTGCATGAATGACAGCTATAGACAAAGGAGGCTATCAACGAAACGAGATGTAAATGTAAAAATAGAACTAATACAAAATTTATGTTTATatgaattgtatatatatatatgtgtgtgtgtgtgtgtgtgtgtgtgtgtgtgtgtgtgtacacgtgctgtgcagcttaagaaaaaaataaacaaagaaaacacagtaAAACAAGTGTTTTTCTACGAATTGAAATCCATAATGTAAAAGCATTATCACTGACTACAGATAAATACGAATAAAGGACTATCGTCTGTACAAATGTCGGCCTTTACAGTCGAATCACAGACAAGCTTGATCACGAGACAAAATGTAAAATCCATACAACTTGTATTCCTTTCCATTTACGTTTGACTATTTTAGAATATGTTCTTTCACATCAACAAAGGAAGCATGTgcgtgaatcagaatcagaatctgaTTTTAGGTATTCTCAGAACTAAGCAGGTTCACAACACTTAAGCTGTGGCGGGGGAGAGAAGATGTGGTGGaaagaggggatgtgtgtgtgtgtgtgtgtgtgtgtgtgtgtgtgtgtgtgtgtgtgtgtgtgtgtgtgtgtgtgtgtgtgtgtgtgtgtgtgtgtgtgtgcgtgtgtgtgtgtgtgtgtgtgtgtgtgtgtgtgtgtgtgtctgtgagtgtcgcGTTGTGCTGGTGGTGTTCATTTGTACGTCTTGTCGctctcagtgatattagacaggggggagcgggcccggggggggggggggggagtggatgggagTAGGAGAAATTAACAAGAGAATGGGCAATGTGTGACTATtggtgtttgtctgcgtgtgtgcatgcatgcttgtatgtgtgtgtgtgtgtgtgtgtgtgtgtgtgtgtgtgtgcctgtttaggttgtgtatgtgtggtgtgtctgtgcgtctgagcgtgtgtgtatgtgtgtgtgtgtgtgtgtgtgttaatgtgtgtatgtgtctatatgtccgtcagtctgtctgtcagtctgtctgtcagtctggtggacagaaagccacagagagagtGGGCAAGTAGGGGTGGAGTAAGAGAATcgaggaggagacgaagagacagacagacagcataccAGGACAGCAGACACAGCCAGAacaagacagcaacagacagcgagacagccaGCCTAGACAGACAAAATATCACAAAATAATCCAGTATCAGGATGAATATACACACACGGTGAATATTTAACGATCATTGAAAGAAAAACAGTATCTGTAAACTCAAACAGAAACAATcttgggagggtgggtgagagaaagTGTTAAAGACAACATAGTTTTTCATACAGTATATCAAACGTGATTTTTGTATTATGACTTACAATATAACAAAAGAGcaataacgacaaaaaaacagaaacaacaaacaaacaaacaaacaaaaaaatcatagtGTGTAGTCTATATCAGCGCAATgtaccttttttcccctctcactcctccatacaaaaaaaatcctaggagaaaaaaaaagaaaagaaaaagaaatggacggaagattttttttgtttctttctttctcagttgtcTCCCAGCTCGGTCATCCTTTGGGTTTTCTGGAGTTCTTGTTCTTGGGGTTTTTGGCGTCTCTTtcctcttgtttctgtctttccagtTCCTGTTGCCTcagtctttcctcttcctccttcttgtcCCGCTCCACTTTCTCGCATATCTGAGTGTTCTGTTCAAATAACATGGAAGAGAAAAACGAAAAGTGTTAACTATTCATTGTACAGATAACAATGATACAAACTAATCAAAACGCCACAATCAATTATAATTCAATATACAGCtgtcgaaaaaaaaacccacaaaaaacacgagTATTTGTGTTgtataaattcattcattcagtactttttcttcttctgcgttcgtgggctgcaactaccagttgttgtttttttaaacccgtTACATAAGCAGCCATAattcgttttcgggggtttggaTGCTGGGTatatccttgtttccataacccactgaacgctgacttgATTATGTaagacctttaacgtgcgtatttcaccTTGCCACCGCCACAGACAAAATTTCCAACCTGAACCCATCAAACCCGAACCCAGGGATCgaacaccaccgtcatcatcatcaccatcaccaccatcaccatccccctcatcatcatcatcatccccctcatcatcatcatcatcatcaacatcaccatccccttcatcatcatcatcatcaccatccccctcatcatcatcatcatcaccatccccctcgtcatcatcaccatccccctcatcatcatcaccatccccctcatcatcatcatcatcaccatccccctcgtcatcatcatcatcatcatcaccaccaccctcatcatcatcaccatccccctcatcatcatcatcatcaccatccccctcatcatcatcatcatcaccatcaccatccccctcatcatcatcatcatcaccatcaccatccccctcatcatcatcatcaccatccccctcatcatcatcaacatcaccatccccctcatcatcatcatcatcatcaccgtcaccaccaccaccacccagacacCAGGCCACactgacccacccccacccccaccaccaccaccatcaccaccataacaacaacaccacctccacccacccctaccaccaccaccacccctccagacCCCAGGCCAACACtgacccaccaccatccccacccaccaccaccaccaccaccccttccccctccagacCACAGGTCGACACtgatccaccatcatcatcactaccaccaccacaacaacagcaaccaccaccccgCAGACCCAGggcccacactgacccatcaccaccaccaccaccagccgccCCGCGCCACCTTccacccaccgcccaccccccagaccccagacccacactgacccacacataGAAGGCGGCGGCCCCGTTGCTGGCCTGTCTGACGGTGTGCAGGTCGTGGGGACGTAGAATGTCCTGCACCCTGCCGCTCGTCTGTTCGTCCACGTGGGCAGAATCGAACTCCCGCACCCCGTGTATCAGGGAGTCCCGCCCCACCCGGCACAGCAACGTTTGGATGTCCGCCCagtcctgaatttttttttttaattgaaaaaaaaatatatagacaaAGAGATTCGTAAACTTCTTCCAGTAACACGTCAGTTCAAAACACGAATCCATAGTATTGAAATGCAAAGAGCGATTCTAGAAATGCGTTGTTTCACACTAAAATGGATATCCCATAAAGACATTGACAacagaagaagacaagaatgacaacatttttttcttttctcttttattccttaaaaaaaattgttcagtGAATTTGTGATTTATTATAAAAGTAATGGTTGCTAATAATGCAAATAACACTTAAAATTTTCCACCCCTTCTCCTCAACCAATACCGCAGTTCAGCTCTACAGTGGTGCAATGTTTGTATTTCTTGGGGATctttgtaatgtaatgcaatattatgttatgtcatgtTATGTAAGgccatgtcgtgtgtgtgtgtgtgtgtgtgtgtgtgtgcgtgcgtgtgtgtgtgtgtgtgtgtgtgtgtgtgtgtgtgtgtgtgtgtgtgtgtgtgtgaatacgcacAGATAttaatgtatgtgtgaatgtacgaACAGGTGTGTGGATTGATGTATGAATGGATTCATATATATCTTGAATACTGTTTTGTAGACTGAAAATatttaaattgaaaataaaaagaatgataaaGGTACCAGTTCTTTACAACAGTTACCTTAAGTCTTTacaaagtatcacacacacacacacacacacacacacacacacacacacacacacacgcacgcacgcacacgcacgcacacacacacacacacacacacacacacacacacacacaagcgcttaacaccacacacactccctccacacacatacacacacgcgctgaTACACATGcacttccacctcctccacccgacacacacacacacacacacacgcgcgcgcgcgcgcgcacacacacgctccctaccaagtccccccctcccccatccctccccccctccctccccacccgccaAACGCACAATTAAAACCTCGGCCATGCATGCCTACCCATTTAACGGGAAACAGTTTTACACATGAATAGTCCCTTCGCTCACGAAGCAGAGACAAAATCatcgtgtgttttttctctctcgtaaCTCAACTGAAGTGTGAAGGTGTACCGGCAGTATGACGTGAAATCGATGTCTTAAAGTGCTTTGTCAAAGTCTTAACAGCACTGTCCATTCAGGCAGCGTGAACACAAAGAGACAGCTTTCGTGTTCCAAGAACTAAATTAACACCACGTCCTCAGGATACTGACAAGTGAAAATAATttgcagtgaggtgtgtgactggTGAGAATgaggggttgggttgtggtgcggaggtggcgggtgggggggggggtgggagagggggcacTAGTTGATGGGTGTGAAGAacggggaggcgggtggggggcagagtgggggagaggagtgggagggagggggatgggtgaggCAGAGTGGGGGAAagttgggggatgggagggggtggggggcggcagaGCGTGCATGAAGGGAAGGGCtagaaacggtgtgtgtgtgtgtgtgtgtgtgtgtgtgtgtgtgtgtgtgtgtgtgtgtgtgtgtgtgtgcgtgcgtgttcttccAGGAGAACAAAAACAAGGTGAAGAAAGAACCAACAACTCATTCGAGAGCATCGAGGCAGCACGGTGGAATAAAGGACAGATACCAGCCCctccaagagagacagacaacagacaaacaggcagacaaacgggCAAACAAACAGACCGTATCTTCCTCCAATCAAAAATgggctcttttctcctttttgtgtcacttcttcttcttcttcttcttcttcttcttattattattattattatattattattatcattatcgtttcaacatttctctgttctttttgtatgtgtgttgctgttgtttattgttgttttcttctttacatATTGTTATTGTAtaaagtatgtacacacacacacacacacacacacacacacacacacacacacacacacaggttgggtTCGGAATGTCCCAgcaacatgtatacagacagacagacacagacagacagaccgtcaggtAGGGTTCGGAGTGTCCCAGCAGCATGTAAGTGGCGGCCATGACGTCATGCACACAGGCGGGGGGCCGCTGGTAGCTGTGGATCTCCGAGATGGTGGTCTGTTCCATGCTGAGGATGTCGTGCCGGTACTCGTTCAGCTCCTGACAGGCGGTGAATCTTTCGTTAGCCAGAAACTCATTAATGAACCAGCCAATTTACAAACCAACGAACATATGAATATGATTTTAAGATATAGATATAAGCGTGTGTCAATGACTCgccagctgcccctcccaccaaggccgagacccggaaggccctgaagctgtcaacgtcaggaaaagcaccagaagcggatggaatccaggccatCTGCaaatatggaggcgaggtgctgacagataagctgaccgccctgttccagtctatctggcagagaggggaggtcccccaggatttcaaggatgcttcaattgtccacatttacaaacggaagggagacaaaacatcctgcgataaccaccgtggaatctctctcctctgcatcgccggcaagatcttcgcccgcatcatactgaataGGCCGGTGGCCAATGTCTccaacagtcatccctgaagcacagtgcggcttccgctcaggcaggggaacatgtgacatggtgtttgccgtacgccagatgcaagataagtgccgtgagcagaacaaggagctccacatggtctttgtagatctGACTAAAGCCTTCGatacggtgaaccgccgtggtctgtggaagatcctcctaaagttcggctgcccagagagcctaatccagctgactgcgtcattccacgatggcatgcaggcgagagtacaggaaaatactgacatgtcggatccgttccctgtggtaaatggagtgaagcagggctgcatcctgacacccacactgttctccattctcttctctgccatgctgattgacgccttccaagactgtgaccgggggcatctacattcagtttcgcacagatggtaaacttttcaacttgcggcgactccatgccaggtccagggtgtttgaggcactgttgagagagttcgtcttcgctgatgactgcgctcttgctgcacacacccatgaggacatgcagttcattatggacaggtttatttatgtaagcttatctattatttattcccccggtttgtttggttgtttttgttttgttttttttctcaaggcctgactaagcgcgttgggttacgctgctggtcaggcatctgcttggcagatgtggtgtagcgtatatggttttgtccgaacgcagtgacgcctccttgagctactgaaactgaaactgaaactatggacaggttctcaacctcctgcaggcgctttggactcaccatcagcctcggCAAGACCgtgtccatgtaccaaccagctagttcACAAAACGCCAGTGCCACCACcgcacctgcaatcaagatcgatgacacagagatcaagtcagtcgacaagttttgctacctgggcagcgccctatgcagcaacggagcccttgatacagaagtgacgctgcgcatcgccaagatcagctccgcttttggcagactcaacaacaagctgtggaacaacaaaggcatcaggctcagcaccaaaatcaaaacctacagagctgttgtgctgactaccttgttg is a window of Babylonia areolata isolate BAREFJ2019XMU chromosome 5, ASM4173473v1, whole genome shotgun sequence DNA encoding:
- the LOC143282439 gene encoding uncharacterized protein LOC143282439; the encoded protein is MGCGGSKQTTVDDQAKKGNNSPNKKGNNAASPRGKYMVNGSSARSGDSASSGATDKGFKRRIREKLQAATAGNDIPELEKAVDRFERHHLEDCGDLSRAKDRLEFLRLRRDLRDGIRRSHVGVLEKTITAAERSQFSGQLHNQIEAARRKLQHLKELNEYRHDILSMEQTTISEIHSYQRPPACVHDVMAATYMLLGHSEPYLTDWADIQTLLCRVGRDSLIHGVREFDSAHVDEQTSGRVQDILRPHDLHTVRQASNGAAAFYVWNTQICEKVERDKKEEEERLRQQELERQKQEERDAKNPKNKNSRKPKG